A region from the Bos indicus x Bos taurus breed Angus x Brahman F1 hybrid chromosome 9, Bos_hybrid_MaternalHap_v2.0, whole genome shotgun sequence genome encodes:
- the SESN1 gene encoding sestrin-1 isoform X2 gives MRLATAANEAYTASLAVSELLGCKQCGGSRGQDEELGIRIPRPLGHGPSRFIPEKEILQVGSEDAQMHTLFTDSFAALGRLDNITLVMVFHPQYLESFLKTQHYLLQMDGPLPLHYRHYIGIMAAARHQCSYLVNLHVNDFLHVGGDPKWLNGLENAPQKLQNLGELNKVLAHRPWLITKEHIEGLLKAEEHSWSLAELVHAVVLLTHYHSLASFTFGCGISPEIHCDGGHTFRPPSVSNYCICDITNGNHSVDEMQVNSAGNVSVSDSFFEVEALMEKMKQLQECREEEEASQEEMASRFEIEKRESMFVFSSDDDEVTPARDVSRHFEDTSYGYKDFSRHGMHVPTFRVQDYCWEDHGYSLVNRLYPDVGQLIDEKFHIAYNLTYNTMAMHKDVDTSMLRRAIWNYIHCMFGIRYDDYDYGEINQLLDRSFKVYIKTVVCTPEKVTKRMYDSFWRQFKHSEKVHVNLLLIEARMQAELLYALRAITRYMT, from the exons GAACTTGGAATTAGAATTCCTCGACCACTAGGACACGGACCAAGCAGATTCATCCCAGAAAAGGAG ATTCTCCAAGTGGGGAGTGAAGACGCACAGATGCATACTTTATTTACAGATTCTTTTGCTGCTTTGGGTCGTTTGGATAATATTACCTTAGTGATGGTTTTTCACCCACAGTATTTagaaagtttcttaaaaactCAACACTATCTACTGCAAATGGATGGGCCATTACCCCTTCATTATCGGCACTACATTGGAATAATG gctGCAGCAAGACATCAGTGCTCCTACTTAGTGAATCTCCATGTAAATGATTTCCTTCATGTTGGTGGAGACCCCAAGTGGCTTAATGGTTTAGAGAATGCtcctcaaaaactacagaatttaGGAGAACTTAACAAAGTGTTAGCCCACAGACCTTGGCTTATTACCAAAGAACATATTGAG ggacTTTTAAAAGCTGAAGAGCATAGCTGGTCCCTTGCAGAACTGGTACACGCAGTAGTTCTACTCACACACTATCATTCTCTTGCCTCGTTCACATTTGGCTGTGGGATCAGTCCAGAGATTCATTGTGATGGTGGCCACACATTCAGACCGCCTTCTGTTAGTAACTACTGCATCTGTGACATTACAAACGGCAATCACAGTGTGGATGAGATGCAGGTCAACTCAGCAGGAAATGTTTCG GTAAGTGATTCCTTCTTTGAGGTTGAAGCCCTCATGGAAAAGATGAAGCAGTTACAGGAATGTCgagaagaagaggaggcaagtCAGGAAGAGATGGCTTCAcgttttgaaatagaaaaaagagagagcaTGTTTGTCTTCTCTTCAG atgaTGATGAAGTTACACCAGCAAGAGATGTATCACGTCACTTTGAGGATACTAGTTATGGCTATAAGGATTTCTCTAGACATGGAATGCACGTCCCAACATTTCGAGTCCAG GACTATTGTTGGGAAGACCATGGTTATTCTTTGGTAAATCGTCTTTATCCAGATGTAGGACAGTTGATTGATGAAAAATTTCACATTGCTTACAATCTTACTTATAATACAATGGCAATGCACAAAGATGTTGATACCTCAATGCTCAGACGGGCTATTTGGAACTATATTCACTGCATGTTTGGAATCAG ATATGATGACTATGACTATGGTGAAATTAACCAGCTATTGGATCGTAGCTTTAAAGTTTATATCAAAACTGTTGTTTGCACTCCTGAAAAGGTTACCAAAAGAATGTATGATAGCTTCTGGAGGCAGTTCAAGCACTCTGAGAAG GTTCATGTTAATCTGCTTCTTATAGAAGCTAGGATGCAAGCAGAACTCCTTTATGCTCTGAGAGCCATTACCCGCTATATGACCTGA